TTACTTGGGGGAGGTATTTTTACCAATACTGAAATAGGATCTACTCCCACAACATATGCTTATCCTCGAATTCTTAAAACTATAGAACTTTATAATGAAAATCCTAAACCAATTTATATTTTTGGAGGAATTTCTTTAAATAATAAAAAAAGTGAAAGTTCTATTTATAAAGATATTCTTATTAATTCTGGTATTGATAAAGAAAATATTTTCATAGAAGAAAAAAGTAAAACTACTGCTGAAAATTCTAAATATATAAAAGAAATTATGCATTCTAAAAATATAAAATCTGGTACTTTAATAACTTCAGCTTATCATATGCCTAGATCAATGGCTATTTTCAAAGATAAATCTCTTATTTTTTATCCTGCTAATGCTGGATACTTAGGAAGTTTATCTAATCAAAAAATACTTAATTATATTCCTGATTTTAAAAATTTATCTTATTTAAATATTATTTCACATGAATATATTGGAAGAATTTATTACTATATCAGATATTAATATCATAATAAGGAGTTCATATGCTACAAATAATTAGCAAAATATTTCCAATAATAACTTTGTTTACTATTGGAATTTTAATTCGGAAAAAAAATTATTTAACTATTACAGGAATGACCGATTTAAAGAAATTAGTTGTTAATATTTCTTTACCCGCTGTTCTTTTCAAAGCTTTTTTTACAATGAAATTTGATTTAAAATTTTTAAAACTATCTTTAATAATAATATGTTTATTAGTTTTTATGTACAGTCTAGGAGTTTTAATCTATAAATTAAAATTTACCTCTTCTGAAATGTCCCCTTTCTTCAGCAGTGGTTTTGCATTTGGTCTTATTGGGATTCCATTATTTTCTATCATGTACGGAGAAGAAAATTTAGGGCTTTTTTCTATTATTGGTTTAGGACACGAATTCTTTATTTGGTTTATATACTATTCTTTAGTTAATATGAAATTATATAAGCATAAATTTTCTATTTCTTATTGTAAAGGGTTTTTTAAATCTCCTCTAATAATTTCTATTGGACTTGGACTTTTCTTTAACCAATTAGGATTTAACAAATTAATAGAAACTAATTATTTTATAAATGGCATCTTTTCAGCTATAAACTATATAGGCTCTTTAGCAACACCTCTTATTTTAATTAGTATCGGATATTCTTCTAAAATTTCTTTAAAAAATTCTAAAGAAACTTTAAGATTAATTCTTTCTCGTTTTACTTGTATTATTATTTCTGGAATTATTTTTAAAATTTTTGTAATTGATAATTTTTTTGAACCAACTTGGTTATTAAATGTTTCTTATACTACCTTATTCATTTTACCTCCAGTGTATTCTTTAACTGTTTTTCTAGGAGTAGCTGGAAATGACAAAGAAGAGGAATTAATTAGCAATGCAACTATTTTATATACTCTTTTAAGTATAGTCTTATTCATATTAACTGCTTTTTATTTCAAAATATAAAAAAGAAGATTAATTAATCTTCTTTTTTTAATTTATTTATTAATTCTATATCTGCAGGAGCCCAAACTAAAGAATTCAAATTTTTCTTATTTAACCAAATATGAGAATCATGTTCTAATAACTTAAAATGTTTAGAAATTAATTTACATCTTATTCCAATTAAGTTAATAACTCCTCTTTCATATTTATGAAATACATTGCCAACTATTTCATAAGGTTCTATTTCTGCCTCTAACTCTTCTTTTATTTCTCTTTTAATTGCTTCATAAGCTGTTTCTCCTTCTTCTACCTTCCCTCCAGGAAATTCCCAGTAGTTTCCTAGTATCTTTTTGGTAGGCCTTAGAGTACATAAAATTTGACCTTCTTCATTTTCTATTATAGCTCCAACTACTTTTATTATTTTTTCCATAATCATCTCTCCATTAATATTTTTTTATTTTTATTTTATAACACTTTATTTCCTTTATCAAATAAAATATATTTTATTTGATAAAAAAAATTATTTTATAGTATAATATTATATTGATTAAAAACTAGGAGGACTTTTTATGCTAAAAAATATTGCTAAAAAATATTATCACGAACAAAATTATAACTGTGCTGAATCTATTTTACTTGCTGTCAATGAATATTATCATCTAAATCTTAAAAAAGATGATTATGAATTTTTAACTGCTTTTGGAGGAGGTCTTGGATGTGAAAGAATCTGTGGAGCTTTAACTGGAGGAATAGCTGCACTAGGAAAGCTTTTTAAAGTTGATAAAGAAACTATGCATACTTTGTCTGCTGAACTTATAAATGATTTTGAAATTCATTTAAATACCAGTATTTGTTTAGAATTAAAAGAAAAATATAGAACAGAAAAATTCCATTGTTTAAAAACTGTTGAACTTGCAGCAGATGTTTTTGAAAACTTTGTTTCAAAAAATAAAAATTTTCTTAGTATTAGATAAAAAAAAGCCTTCTTTTAAAGAAGGCTTTTATATTATCCCACCGTACACAAAAATTCCTATTATTCCTGAAAGAATTATTACTGTTATTGGGCTTTTTTTAAATTTTTTAAGTATTATATAACAGAATAAAAATATCCAAATAGCTATAATATTTATATCTTTTAAAGCTCCTATTCTCTTGGTTCCCCAGAATGCAACTGTTATTATAGCCGCTCCTGCTGTTCCTATCAAAGCAACAACTACTGGTCTTAAAGTTTCTAAAATCTTCTTTACACTCTCTAAATTTTTATATTTATAATAAAAGTGAGCCAATGTTATTACTATAATACAAGAAGGAGTTACACATCCTGCTGTAGCAACTACTGCTCCTGGAATTCCTCCTAATTTTGTTCCTACAAATGTCGATGCATTAATTGCAATTGGACCTGGAGTCATAGAAGCTATAGTTATTAAATCTGTAAATTGATTCATGGTAATCCAATGATTTTGATTTACTAAAATCTGTTCTATTAAGGGTAAAGCTGCGTAACCTCCACCTATACTAAATAAACCTATTTGAACAAAACTTAAAAATATTTTAATATACATCATTTCCTTATCACCCCAATTATCATTGCAATTATTATTATCAATGCTACATTTACTCTAAAATAATAAGCTGCTAAAAATGCAATTATCATTAAAATTATCATAAATATTTTTTTGCTTTTTAAAATAGTTAGAGTCATAGTAGATACCACATCAAAAATTACTACAGCAACCCCTGCTTGCATTCCTTTTAAAATTGCATTAACTACTTTATTATCTCTAAAAGCAGAATAAAACATAGAAACTATTGTTATTATTATTAGTGGTGGTAATACAGTTCCTGAAATAGTAACAAATGCTCCTCTTAACCCTGCTACTCTATATCCTATTAAAATTGAAGTATTTACTGCTATTGCCCCTGGTGAAGATTGTCCAATAGCAATTAAATCTAGCATTTCCTTTTCTTCTACCCATCCTAAATCATCTACAAACTTTTTTTTCATTAAAGGAACTATTACATAACCTCCTCCAAATGTAAAAGCGCTTAAATAAAAAGTTGATAAAAACAATTTAAAGTATAAATGTTTATTTTTAGTCATTAATATTCTCCTATAATTGTTATATAATAACTATTATACCTTAATTAGATATATTTACAAAATAAAAAAGAAAGTTATAATCTATAACTTTCTTTTTATATTAATTTTTTTTTAAAAATTTACCTTCATAATCTTTTAAACTATCTATTGCTTGAGAAGATAAAGGTAAAATAGCCATAATATTA
Above is a genomic segment from Fusobacterium sp. JB019 containing:
- a CDS encoding C-GCAxxG-C-C family (seleno)protein, whose translation is MLKNIAKKYYHEQNYNCAESILLAVNEYYHLNLKKDDYEFLTAFGGGLGCERICGALTGGIAALGKLFKVDKETMHTLSAELINDFEIHLNTSICLELKEKYRTEKFHCLKTVELAADVFENFVSKNKNFLSIR
- a CDS encoding chromate transporter, with amino-acid sequence MMYIKIFLSFVQIGLFSIGGGYAALPLIEQILVNQNHWITMNQFTDLITIASMTPGPIAINASTFVGTKLGGIPGAVVATAGCVTPSCIIVITLAHFYYKYKNLESVKKILETLRPVVVALIGTAGAAIITVAFWGTKRIGALKDINIIAIWIFLFCYIILKKFKKSPITVIILSGIIGIFVYGGII
- a CDS encoding (deoxy)nucleoside triphosphate pyrophosphohydrolase; the protein is MEKIIKVVGAIIENEEGQILCTLRPTKKILGNYWEFPGGKVEEGETAYEAIKREIKEELEAEIEPYEIVGNVFHKYERGVINLIGIRCKLISKHFKLLEHDSHIWLNKKNLNSLVWAPADIELINKLKKED
- a CDS encoding YdcF family protein, whose amino-acid sequence is MHSLENNFSKLSEKNIKDSEIYILLGGGIFTNTEIGSTPTTYAYPRILKTIELYNENPKPIYIFGGISLNNKKSESSIYKDILINSGIDKENIFIEEKSKTTAENSKYIKEIMHSKNIKSGTLITSAYHMPRSMAIFKDKSLIFYPANAGYLGSLSNQKILNYIPDFKNLSYLNIISHEYIGRIYYYIRY
- a CDS encoding chromate transporter → MTKNKHLYFKLFLSTFYLSAFTFGGGYVIVPLMKKKFVDDLGWVEEKEMLDLIAIGQSSPGAIAVNTSILIGYRVAGLRGAFVTISGTVLPPLIIITIVSMFYSAFRDNKVVNAILKGMQAGVAVVIFDVVSTMTLTILKSKKIFMIILMIIAFLAAYYFRVNVALIIIIAMIIGVIRK